GCGGAACAACATTCGTGGATACCATCAAATCGCTTCTACAGCGCAGTGTAAATCAACCCATTCTGGCGGATAAACTTGCCGCTCCATCCGCCCACGAAAGCTATGAGCTGCTCAACCAAGCCATCGAGGTGCTGAGGGAGCAGTATTTGAAAAGACACGACTTGGTTAGGGCTGCCTTTGCCCGTCATATCAATCAGATTCAACTAAAAAGGGACCAGCAGCTGCAAGAGATTCAGGATCTGGAGCAGGAACGCGAGCTGATCAGCGAACGGGCGCACAAGCTGGCCGAGAGATTTGAGGAGATTAGCGACAACCAGGAAGTGCTCGTTCGTAAATGCCACGCCCTTATGCAGAAGGCCAACGTCTCTCTGCCCAGCAACATCGTAGCTGAACGGGATTTCACTACGGAAGTGAATCGCCTCAATATTGTCACCCAGAACCTAGCCACTGGTCTGCAGAATGCCAAGAACACGTTAAACAAACAGCGATATCACATCGCCAAAAGCCAGGATGATCTCAAGCGAAACGCCTTCGAGCTGCCGGAGAAGCAGCATCGCACCATAACTGAGATCCTCACACAGCTCACAAGCGAGATCGACCGACAGATCACCGACGTCAAGCGCATCAATAAAATCGTCGGCGCTTAAAAGCTTTGGAAATTCTATGGtttaattaaatgtataatCTAGCAGGAGCTCGAAAGAGGAATTgtattaataataaacatgTTGTCGATTAAGTTTTATATGTGGCTTAGTTTTGTTTTCAGTGGTGGCATACGTCAGCGGTATTTGCCAGACGATCCTctataaaaaattgaatttgtttatgtaatgAAATTAGCTACAGTGGAAGATGTCTAACGAGGAAGAAAAGATTGAAAAcaaatggtttttaaattcaattagtagagattttttgaattttttttttctgcaaattccaaataataaaattcaaaacaaactgATTTTTCagataatttatataatattactAAAGCCTAGAGCTACTACTGTAAGTTTGGTCTATTTTACCATTTACTATGTAGCCCTTTGGTcgctctctttctctctgtTGTCGAAACcccaatggaaaatatttgcaagGCTAATGAAATTCGCTCGATAGCTTTTGCGTTTCAGTCCGTCGGGCTTCAGTCCGAATCGAACTTTGGCGGAAGAGCAATGACATCGATCCTGCTGGCCGTCCTATCCACCATCTGCACCGGGATGTCCAACTACGTCAAGGCGAAGCTTCCGTTCATAGTCGAGGCAGCCATGGTGGTGCTCTGCTTCGCCTCCATCGTGGGACGCTACTGCATAGTGCTCTAGCCCGAAACCAAAAGATCAGAGATCGAAAACTCGGGGACTTGTTATGTGAATCGGCGGAGctttgtgtatatatttttatgtggATGTGTCATGTGTGGCCTTATGTGAATACAAACTAGTTGCTTAAAACCTAAACCTGCGGCTTCTCGATCAGATGGATGTAGAAGGCGGGATTCTTTACTTGGCTCATCTCCTTGAAGTCGCCGTACAGCTGATGGGCGGCTTTGGGAGAGAAGATCTCCCCAAGGATGTCCCGGAAGCGCTTCAGTTCGTGGGGATAGTAGGAGAGGCGGAACTCGCTGCTTAGCTTGTTGCCCTCGATGAGGTAGTCCATGGAGACCAGTGCGGGCTTGCCGCAGTAGAAGAGCACGGAGGTCTTGATGTCGGCCGTGTGGCTTGTCTGCAATTAGTCGCAAGTCATCCAATTGGGATTAATTGAATTGAAAGTCATGTAACTGATAAGGGaaacgatgacgatgacgatttaattttaattttaaaatcaaaatgagaTGAGCTGgcgttgcaaaaaaaaacaatattagcATCTCTTATCAATGGCATGATGAGAcaatattttgtgttttttttcaatGGCAAGTGccatttaatagtttttaattaacacCAAGATGATGTGGCAAATCTCATAGatgattatttattattagaGGATACTCACATTATAGTAAATACTTTTGGCGGGCGTGGCTCCAGTTTCCAGGATATTGTCATAGTTTCGGTGATCAATCAGCAGGACTCCACCAGGCTTCAGGCACTTCTCGAAGTTGCGAATGGCCTGTTTGTGCTCCCGCTGATCTCCGAAGCCGTCCATTAAATGGGCAAAGGAGTTTCCCAGACAGATAACAGCATCGAAGCCATCTTTAATGTGCTCCTGAATGTCATCGTACAGGGTCAGCCAGTTGGCCTCTTCAATGACTAAAGAGATAATAGACTTTAGGAAAAaccattttgttttaatttttttaagaactcACTCCAGTTATCGAAAGAAGCCTCCTTGCGGCGATTCCAGCGCTCCTTCAGAGCGTATTTCAACATCTTATCCGATGCATCTACGGAAACCACCTCGAAACCCTCTTCCACAAGCATCAGGGAGTCCACACTGATCGATAAGGAATCAATTTGTCAATATAAATGGGAGATTGGGTCTCTTTCTTCACTTACCCCGTTCCACAGGCCACATCAAGGACCCTTTTGCAGCCCTTTTTCCTCAACATATCGATTAAGAAGTTCTTGTAGTTGTCCGTCCTGGAGTTTTTGTCCCCGATGAAGATCTCCCACACCTTGGCGGCCTTGCCATCGGCATACTGGTCCCTGACTCCTTCGGCGGAGATACCATCGGAACGGGCAACGAACACACTATCGGCGGAGGTGGTCATCTCTGGCGGTCAGCTCTGGTCGGCGGATTGCAGCGAAATAATTTCCGATTGGCACACAGCTCACCATGTTACCTCTCGCCGAGATTCAGAAGCCACCAGCTGTCGGGCTAATAAGGCGTTGCCGTACGCCACATAGCATCAATCCGTAATCTTATCAGTGCCGTCCAATTCGGGTGGCGCACGTCACGGGAGGGGATGTGCGATGGGGCGACGCCGAGAGCTCCAACATCTGGTCGTCGGCGAAACGTGTTGGCCGGCACACTGGCtttcgcttttgggttcctgCCCTAGACCCTGACCCTCCGGTTGAGATTAGAAGTCGTCGATCGCATCCCGTGGTCAAAATAGAATGATATTGCAAAATTGTCAGATCAAGTCATTAGGCAGAGTGAAATCTCTAATGtaggaaatattttaaacaggGTCTTTTTGGATATTAATAGAGATAATCCATCCTTTGAAATACTAGGAGTTGTTATTTCATAAGTTTAGGAGCATTACTAGGAGCATTTCATGGAGTTTAGAGTATTcatgatattttttatgaaataaagagCCAATTGTATGTTTCTTAGAAACCAAAGACAATCGAATCAATCTATTTTACAACAAAACTTTcccataatttttaaatccgTAAAGTCCCTTCATAAAAGATTTCACTGTACTCTGTCTGAGCAATATGACTTGCACAAACTTTTTAGAATTTCCAGTAAcgaaaaaaacattaaaactaaaaaataactaGACAAATCATCTACGTTTAGATTCTGTCagataatcttaaaatttcaTCAGAAAGCTTAACAACTAAAGTCAAACATCCATTTGGTCTGagtatataatattttgtttaattttcaataatctttataaatattgcactgatttaaatatttgattggTCTCTATATTGCACCTCGCTGATGTTATGGAATAACCATAATAAGTACCTTAGAGTTAAAGTCACACTGGATGTTCTATAGGAAATACTTAGAGTTCTAATTGATTACGTTTCGCAAGAGAATTGATCCTCGGGGATAATTGTCTTGGGAAACATAAGCCGTTCAGAAGGAGTATAATATATAGTTTAAACAGATCGATTAAGAATATGTAGCTTATGAGCTATGTACATTGTTAACTATATCGGATGGATCCCACTTCGTCTATGGCAAGTAACCCAGCGAGTCCTCCAGCGAGGCGCTCACCGCCCTCATCGACTGATAGCTGCCCATGCGGCTCCTGCTGGCGCTGCTCCGGATCGAGGCTGCCTTCAGGGCCTCCATGGCCTTGAGGTTGGCCAGCAGATTGTCGGCGCTACCGCCTCCCAAGCCCATGCCTCCCTTGATCAGGGGCAGAGGAAGTGGCAACACTCCTGTTCCTCGATCCTGGCTGTAGGATTCACGAGTTCGGTAGGACGATTTCCTGGAGGAGGCATACGATCGGCAGCTGCCGTTGGCTGCCCTGGAGCCAGGACCACCGGATAATCCTCCTTTACCTACCGGACACAGGCTCTTGATGTCCGTGGTCTGGCTAAGTTTCATGTCCGCAAacaccgccgccgcctccaCACTCTTCTTCACACTTAGGGCTTCATGTGGTTGAACTGGCTGGCTGTTTCCACTGATACTGAACAGCTCGTAGTCGAGGCCAAGTTTCTCCGAAGGTTTGCCACCCTTGCGGGTAGCTCCAGCTCCGCTTCCTCCCCCGCATCTACCTTCCCCGGGACGCGGCTTGCTTTGTTTCTTCGAGAGCGAATCCTCACTGAtagctgccgccgccgccgctgctgagGAGGATCGTTGGCGTCTCTGGGTGCGTTTGCAGTAGCACTTGCTGGCACTCACACAACTGTCCGAGTCACAAGACGTGGTGGTCTCCGTCTGGGAGTTGTTGGCCGAGTCTCGTTCCATAGAACTAGCCGGCTCCTCCTCCACCATCGAGCAGTAGCACTTGTCGTCCGATCGGCAGGAGACAAGGGAGTGCCTATTGTTTCCTACAGTTGCTGCACTTGCTTTACGAGTCGGCGAGGCCAGAGCCATGTTCCGCTCATTCTTCTGGCGTAGCTTGTGGTTCATGTGCTCCGTCCGCAGGCTGCAGTAGCACCGATCCGCCGACGCACAGGCGCAGGACTCCGAGTCGTAGCTGCACTCCGAGCAGGAAACATAGCTGAAAGTGGAGAAGCTGATCAGGATTTTTGGATTCTGATAAAGTCCAGTCCAAAACTCACCCACTGCTGCTGTTTCGGTTGAGTCCTTGGGCATTTTCGTTTCGCACCACCGACACATCGGAGCCACTGGTTGCCGCTCGGTTCCGCTGGTGTTGATGCTGATGATGCTGAACGTGGCTTTGCAAGATTGGTGGTCCTATGATGATGGGCGGACTGATCTTTCGCTTGCCCTGGCTATCCAAAGTGCTCTCCTTAGACTTCACAGCCGGCTTGGTTAGCTTGCCGCGACAAGACCTAAACTGTCCTAGTGACAAAACCTTCTTCAAAGTCTTGGTTCCAAAGAAACTAGCTTTGGACTTTTTCTGGGGGAGATTTGAGATTACTTTCTATTTAGTGAAAAACTATAAGGAATAACCCACCTGTGATCCATTGACACTGGCCTTTCGCTtctgcttctttttcttttggcGCCGCATTATGTTCTTGGAGCGCTGGAATAGCTCGTCCTGGGTAAGTGTGACGGCCAGCTTGAGCAGGAACTCCTTGTAGATCGGCTTCAGATCGTTGAAGGACATGCCGTCGGCATCGATGATGGCGTACAGGATGTCGTCCAGGGAGTGCAGGTTTTCGTGCAGGCGAAATTCGTTAAACAGTTCGCTGAAACCAAGTGGGGAACTAGAAGCACAATTCAAGCGATGCCAATCAACCAGGCCAAACCTTCGCCCCCAAATTGCAAACAGAGTGCCGCCCGTGCCCAGGGAAGTCGGAAGCCGACCCCCCGTTGGCGATCGGTGGCAAATACTCACcctcctccgccgccgccaccgccgcccatTTTGCCGGAATGCCTTCGAGCTGCTCTGGACTTGTACCTTGTGAGACCTCCGGTGTTGAGGAAGCTTCCGGATCTGGGAATGGCCACGCGTGTCAGGATGTCTCCGTTGGCGGGAACTACGTCTACGACGGCTGCCAGATCAGAGGTGGATTTCTTTCCGGGATGTCCTAGCCGGTTGACGTGTCCGTTTCCGCACACAATGCTGCCACTGCGGGATGGAGGCCCTATTCTGTGACCGCCCGAGCCGGGGATAGTTGTGGGTACTGGAGGAGCCCGCTTCGATTTGTGGGACTTCCGTCTGCGCTCCTCGGTGGAAGTTTCCAGCTCGGCGGCCTCATTGATGACGTTGCTGTGTGAGCTCAGGGAACTGCTGGACACACGCTTCTTGCGCCCGGATCGGGAGGGTGTACCGCCCACACCAGTACTGCTGCGGAAGGAGCTCCTTCGCCCACAAGCACTAGGCGCGATCTGGGACCGCGACAAGTAGTTGGAACTGGTCATGGCCGAGCTGCTGGCAATGCTGATGCAACTGACTCCATTCTGCTGCCGAGGGGCTCTCCGCTGCGTGTTCCGCCTCGAGCTAGTGCTTACGTGGGCCATCAGACTCTGGTACAAAGTGGCAGCTATAACGATGGCATCCTCGGTGCTCTTGCAGATGAATCCATGACACTCCAGAACCTTGGGTGAGCTAGCCGAGCGCATGACCACCGCAAAGATAGGTGCATGGATGTGAATGCTCTGCTCGACGGCCAGCTGTTCACTAGAGCTGTTGGAGATACGTTTTTAGTGTCATCATGGGGAGGAGCTGCCATCCAAACTCACCTCAGTGGTTGAAACAGGGAAGTCTTGTCGATGTTCTCGGGATCGGTGATCAGAGGCAGAAAGGCCGCCCCACCATCGTCATCCGACATGACGAACTTCACCGCCGACCACACGGCTATGTTGTGGAAGGGCGTGATGAGGGCCTCATTCTCCTCAGCTCCCTCGGGGCTGGACCCATTCGAAATGGCCGTAGCGCTGACCTTTACCCGCAAGCCCGTGGCACAAATGTCCAAAGAGCCAGAGCTCAGTTTCTATAAGATCACATGGATTATGATATGAATAGGCTAGTAATTATATTAGACCCACCTTACTGGCCACCTCCGACAGATAGAGCTGACGCAGTGGCTCCTGCAGACCCTGCAGGCTCGTCACCTTGTCTTTCAGCGGCAGTGATCCCAGGCAGGTAACATCGAAGCTACTGGTGGCGTCCTTGGCCACGTCCGTAAAGAGTTGCTCGATCTGGGCTTGCACACTGTTGCTGATCCGCTGCACATCCTTTTTGGCCGCCTCGGCCAGCACCTTGGCCGACTGCCCTGTATTGTCCTGCAGGAAGCTGCTCAAGGAACGGGGTGGATCGCCGCCAGTGCTGGCCAACTCACTGCGCCCATACATGATGATGGAGCGGGTGCGATGCGATCCCCGGGGATCATCGAGGCGGCTGCTTCGCATGGATCTAgggttttataaaaaatataagaataaGAATACTGCTTAAGAAAAGAGTTCTATCTATCTTCTAGTTTTGATTGAAACTCTAAAGAAGGGAGCCCGTTCTAAACTTAGAATGTAACTTCTAAAGCGTATCTCCGCTTAACTAACCGCACCTTAGGAAAGTTATTCTGTTACTGAATATCTATACAAATTCTAAGGAGTTTCCTGAACCAAATaactcacaaaacaaacaaatcttGATAAAGAAAATCTTTCCGATTAAGAATTTATTGGCTGctataaacattttacaacCTGTTCTGCAACCATCACTGAGGTGCTGGAGAGTGTGCGACAAAACGGTTACATTTTTGTGAAAGTTTGACTGATTAACGCAAAAGTAAACGGAGATTAGCATATTCGATTCGCGACCAAGACCGACTACGAGTATGTGCAAATTTGTTGAATGGAGGCTGGAATCGGCTTGACCACATCCTGCTGGCCAGGTCACATCTGGGTTCTTGTGAATCTCGGGGCAGGAAGAGCCGCAAAGAGTGAGAGAATCTGGCCAATGACCACTGACCAGTTACCATTGGCCGAATGCAGCTTAAGGTGTTCCCAATTCGAGCCATTCCGTTTACCGCTAGTTGACATAAAATCGGAAATGCTTATTTCCATAGAACGTCGTCGTCGACGTGAGTTTTGAATGGGAATATTATGATGAAGATGGGTTTTGAAGAGGGGACCTCTCATAGGTTTCATTCTCAATCAATTAAGTAGTTCGGCGTCGCGAATGTGTGTCACCGATAAATATTTCGATCTATCTATGGATTCCATGGCTTCTATAGCTTCTGTGGCTCTTTCCCACTTTTGCCTCAGACAatgtagtttttaattttgaaactaACTGTAGTTTTCGTCGGTTATGGAAATGCAAAACGGTAAACGCTGCCAGCAGtctcttttatattttatttctttttttctgttgGGTATCTCAGGTGAGAACTTGGCGTAAATGGATCtccatctgtatctgtatcttttggTTTATCTGTATGTATATCTTTCGGTGGTTTAGAGAACGAAAGTGTTGGGTGGTCGTTGAAAACCAGAGAGTGAGAAAGATAACTAATTGATTTGTTTTGGCCAGAAATGGAGAGCGAACCTAATGGCCAAAAAACACACCTCCCCAGGCTATTTGCTCTAAATTACCCAGCTAGTTTCACTCTAGGACGTATAGTCGTATCTTTTTTTGTAAAAGAAAACTCACCTGGAATCGTCAAACATAAGATCTATCTTGAGTTTGTAGATCGAATTGCGGCTGACACTCGAATTGTTTTCGAGCTGATCGCCGTCCAGGAGCCGGAAGCCGGAGG
The Drosophila bipectinata strain 14024-0381.07 chromosome 3R, DbipHiC1v2, whole genome shotgun sequence DNA segment above includes these coding regions:
- the LOC108129331 gene encoding uncharacterized protein, which produces MENICKANEIRSIAFAFQSVGLQSESNFGGRAMTSILLAVLSTICTGMSNYVKAKLPFIVEAAMVVLCFASIVGRYCIVL
- the Gnmt gene encoding glycine N-methyltransferase; its protein translation is MTTSADSVFVARSDGISAEGVRDQYADGKAAKVWEIFIGDKNSRTDNYKNFLIDMLRKKGCKRVLDVACGTGVDSLMLVEEGFEVVSVDASDKMLKYALKERWNRRKEASFDNWIIEEANWLTLYDDIQEHIKDGFDAVICLGNSFAHLMDGFGDQREHKQAIRNFEKCLKPGGVLLIDHRNYDNILETGATPAKSIYYNTSHTADIKTSVLFYCGKPALVSMDYLIEGNKLSSEFRLSYYPHELKRFRDILGEIFSPKAAHQLYGDFKEMSQVKNPAFYIHLIEKPQV
- the LOC108129964 gene encoding uncharacterized protein isoform X3, with protein sequence MMVTCKVDSQSAVAAVVPKMNAPRTRGKTTAGSQSNSNSSGFRLLDGDQLENNSSVSRNSIYKLKIDLMFDDSRSMRSSRLDDPRGSHRTRSIIMYGRSELASTGGDPPRSLSSFLQDNTGQSAKVLAEAAKKDVQRISNSVQAQIEQLFTDVAKDATSSFDVTCLGSLPLKDKVTSLQGLQEPLRQLYLSEVASKKLSSGSLDICATGLRVKVSATAISNGSSPEGAEENEALITPFHNIAVWSAVKFVMSDDDGGAAFLPLITDPENIDKTSLFQPLSSSEQLAVEQSIHIHAPIFAVVMRSASSPKVLECHGFICKSTEDAIVIAATLYQSLMAHVSTSSRRNTQRRAPRQQNGVSCISIASSSAMTSSNYLSRSQIAPSACGRRSSFRSSTGVGGTPSRSGRKKRVSSSSLSSHSNVINEAAELETSTEERRRKSHKSKRAPPVPTTIPGSGGHRIGPPSRSGSIVCGNGHVNRLGHPGKKSTSDLAAVVDVVPANGDILTRVAIPRSGSFLNTGGLTRYKSRAARRHSGKMGGGGGGGGGELFNEFRLHENLHSLDDILYAIIDADGMSFNDLKPIYKEFLLKLAVTLTQDELFQRSKNIMRRQKKKKQKRKASVNGSQKKSKASFFGTKTLKKVLSLGQFRSCRGKLTKPAVKSKESTLDSQGKRKISPPIIIGPPILQSHVQHHQHQHQRNRAATSGSDVSVVRNENAQGLNRNSSSGYVSCSECSYDSESCACASADRCYCSLRTEHMNHKLRQKNERNMALASPTRKASAATVGNNRHSLVSCRSDDKCYCSMVEEEPASSMERDSANNSQTETTTSCDSDSCVSASKCYCKRTQRRQRSSSAAAAAAAISEDSLSKKQSKPRPGEGRCGGGSGAGATRKGGKPSEKLGLDYELFSISGNSQPVQPHEALSVKKSVEAAAVFADMKLSQTTDIKSLCPVGKGGLSGGPGSRAANGSCRSYASSRKSSYRTRESYSQDRGTGVLPLPLPLIKGGMGLGGGSADNLLANLKAMEALKAASIRSSASRSRMGSYQSMRAVSASLEDSLGYLP
- the LOC108129964 gene encoding uncharacterized protein isoform X1, which gives rise to MMVTCKVDSQSAVAAVVPKMNAPRTRGKTTAGSQSNSNSSGFRLLDGDQLENNSSVSRNSIYKLKIDLMFDDSRSMRSSRLDDPRGSHRTRSIIMYGRSELASTGGDPPRSLSSFLQDNTGQSAKVLAEAAKKDVQRISNSVQAQIEQLFTDVAKDATSSFDVTCLGSLPLKDKVTSLQGLQEPLRQLYLSEVASKKLSSGSLDICATGLRVKVSATAISNGSSPEGAEENEALITPFHNIAVWSAVKFVMSDDDGGAAFLPLITDPENIDKTSLFQPLSSSEQLAVEQSIHIHAPIFAVVMRSASSPKVLECHGFICKSTEDAIVIAATLYQSLMAHVSTSSRRNTQRRAPRQQNGVSCISIASSSAMTSSNYLSRSQIAPSACGRRSSFRSSTGVGGTPSRSGRKKRVSSSSLSSHSNVINEAAELETSTEERRRKSHKSKRAPPVPTTIPGSGGHRIGPPSRSGSIVCGNGHVNRLGHPGKKSTSDLAAVVDVVPANGDILTRVAIPRSGSFLNTGGLTRYKSRAARRHSGKMGGGGGGGGGFGLVDWHRLNCASSSPLGFSELFNEFRLHENLHSLDDILYAIIDADGMSFNDLKPIYKEFLLKLAVTLTQDELFQRSKNIMRRQKKKKQKRKASVNGSQKKSKASFFGTKTLKKVLSLGQFRSCRGKLTKPAVKSKESTLDSQGKRKISPPIIIGPPILQSHVQHHQHQHQRNRAATSGSDVSVVRNENAQGLNRNSSSGYVSCSECSYDSESCACASADRCYCSLRTEHMNHKLRQKNERNMALASPTRKASAATVGNNRHSLVSCRSDDKCYCSMVEEEPASSMERDSANNSQTETTTSCDSDSCVSASKCYCKRTQRRQRSSSAAAAAAAISEDSLSKKQSKPRPGEGRCGGGSGAGATRKGGKPSEKLGLDYELFSISGNSQPVQPHEALSVKKSVEAAAVFADMKLSQTTDIKSLCPVGKGGLSGGPGSRAANGSCRSYASSRKSSYRTRESYSQDRGTGVLPLPLPLIKGGMGLGGGSADNLLANLKAMEALKAASIRSSASRSRMGSYQSMRAVSASLEDSLGYLP
- the LOC108129964 gene encoding uncharacterized protein isoform X2 encodes the protein MMVTCKVDSQSAVAAVVPKMNAPRTRGKTTAGSQSNSNSSGFRLLDGDQLENNSSVSRNSIYKLKIDLMFDDSRSMRSSRLDDPRGSHRTRSIIMYGRSELASTGGDPPRSLSSFLQDNTGQSAKVLAEAAKKDVQRISNSVQAQIEQLFTDVAKDATSSFDVTCLGSLPLKDKVTSLQGLQEPLRQLYLSEVASKKLSSGSLDICATGLRVKVSATAISNGSSPEGAEENEALITPFHNIAVWSAVKFVMSDDDGGAAFLPLITDPENIDKTSLFQPLSSSEQLAVEQSIHIHAPIFAVVMRSASSPKVLECHGFICKSTEDAIVIAATLYQSLMAHVSTSSRRNTQRRAPRQQNGVSCISIASSSAMTSSNYLSRSQIAPSACGRRSSFRSSTGVGGTPSRSGRKKRVSSSSLSSHSNVINEAAELETSTEERRRKSHKSKRAPPVPTTIPGSGGHRIGPPSRSGSIVCGNGHVNRLGHPGKKSTSDLAAVVDVVPANGDILTRVAIPRSGSFLNTGGLTRYKSRAARRHSGKMGGGGGGGGGSPLGFSELFNEFRLHENLHSLDDILYAIIDADGMSFNDLKPIYKEFLLKLAVTLTQDELFQRSKNIMRRQKKKKQKRKASVNGSQKKSKASFFGTKTLKKVLSLGQFRSCRGKLTKPAVKSKESTLDSQGKRKISPPIIIGPPILQSHVQHHQHQHQRNRAATSGSDVSVVRNENAQGLNRNSSSGYVSCSECSYDSESCACASADRCYCSLRTEHMNHKLRQKNERNMALASPTRKASAATVGNNRHSLVSCRSDDKCYCSMVEEEPASSMERDSANNSQTETTTSCDSDSCVSASKCYCKRTQRRQRSSSAAAAAAAISEDSLSKKQSKPRPGEGRCGGGSGAGATRKGGKPSEKLGLDYELFSISGNSQPVQPHEALSVKKSVEAAAVFADMKLSQTTDIKSLCPVGKGGLSGGPGSRAANGSCRSYASSRKSSYRTRESYSQDRGTGVLPLPLPLIKGGMGLGGGSADNLLANLKAMEALKAASIRSSASRSRMGSYQSMRAVSASLEDSLGYLP